One genomic window of Pirellulales bacterium includes the following:
- a CDS encoding polysaccharide pyruvyl transferase family protein: MVHTRSCVPVSIDTRLDGHNATNLRTAAEVESAIARMDVVLTTHLHGWVLALKNGVPVLALDSVSGGAKVTAQAQAVDWPVYSIDRLDPAEWARAFDVYLTDEARAPARSCAATAVRTIDELRTEFLVLPIFDAVCTA, translated from the coding sequence ATGGTCCACACCCGATCTTGCGTACCGGTATCGATCGACACTCGGCTAGATGGCCACAATGCCACCAACCTGCGCACGGCGGCCGAGGTGGAGTCGGCGATCGCCCGCATGGACGTGGTTCTGACAACGCATCTGCACGGGTGGGTATTGGCCCTAAAGAATGGTGTGCCGGTATTAGCACTCGATTCGGTTTCAGGCGGAGCGAAAGTGACGGCGCAAGCCCAAGCGGTCGACTGGCCGGTGTATTCCATCGATCGATTGGACCCGGCAGAATGGGCACGCGCATTCGACGTTTACTTGACGGACGAAGCCAGGGCACCAGCTCGATCCTGCGCGGCCACGGCAGTCAGGACAATCGACGAACTGAGGACTGAGTTTCTCGTACTGCCGATATTCGATGCCGTTTGCACGGCCTGA
- a CDS encoding tetratricopeptide repeat protein, whose translation MSRANSFLRRNAALAGPLAMAWATTVFISAVRGQGDTADAKPVAAASQAPSAAAEAPAPAELFQMLGAADAAFRGFDYPRAADLYERITRWNPYNGDYWLRLARCQERCEQLDQAVASFERGLELGEDSPPGQTQYQIAVLQARRGEIQSAIDWLEKAMAARHEHRHVLRTDKRLDPLRSDPRFVALAGGPVDADTLSREQRWNRDLDHLAAEAARMHILWHEGDRATRFGQALDAIRKRIRELTDEQLLVEIQMGVVQLGDGHSLVRAAGNVPVPQRLPLRLYFFTDGLFIIDAAAPYQDLIGCRIDRIGSATAAEAEQLLSHMVSHDNPMGIKSNGPASLVNPQRLMALGIIENPSTVKLTVTDQADKQRTVDVVPGAPLPPVDRLIASRLPDVADSPLYLRRADENLWFQPLPEIDGVYVQFNDVSDQKGRQIVDVSRELREYLAAHPTRTLVLDVRHNGGGNTYLTLPLLKALLYYELTQPEGQIFTVIGRATFSAAQNFTNDVDRLTGTIFVGEPTGSRPSFAGEGTMAVLPYSGIGLSISTRLHQHAYATDRRIWIAPDVPAELSSADYFANRDPALDAIQAIVKKPAAAEPAR comes from the coding sequence ATGTCGCGTGCAAACTCGTTCCTGCGACGAAATGCGGCGCTTGCCGGCCCACTGGCCATGGCCTGGGCAACAACCGTTTTCATTTCGGCGGTGCGGGGCCAAGGCGACACGGCCGACGCAAAGCCGGTAGCGGCTGCATCGCAAGCACCCTCCGCCGCGGCCGAGGCGCCGGCGCCTGCGGAGCTTTTCCAAATGCTCGGTGCGGCTGATGCCGCGTTTCGCGGCTTTGATTATCCGCGGGCGGCGGATCTATACGAGCGCATCACACGATGGAATCCTTACAACGGCGACTACTGGCTGCGCCTGGCCCGCTGTCAGGAGCGGTGCGAACAGTTGGACCAGGCCGTGGCGTCGTTCGAGCGAGGACTGGAACTGGGAGAGGATTCGCCCCCCGGGCAGACTCAATATCAGATTGCCGTCCTGCAGGCTCGCCGCGGAGAAATCCAGAGCGCGATCGACTGGCTGGAAAAGGCGATGGCCGCGCGCCACGAGCACCGGCACGTGTTGCGCACGGACAAACGGCTCGACCCGTTGCGGTCCGACCCTCGCTTCGTTGCGCTAGCTGGCGGACCGGTCGACGCCGACACGCTGAGCCGAGAGCAGCGCTGGAATCGCGACCTGGATCACCTGGCCGCCGAAGCGGCTCGTATGCACATCTTGTGGCACGAAGGGGACCGCGCCACGCGATTTGGTCAGGCACTGGACGCGATTCGCAAACGCATCCGCGAATTGACGGATGAGCAGTTGCTCGTCGAAATCCAAATGGGAGTCGTGCAACTGGGGGACGGGCATTCGTTGGTGCGGGCCGCGGGGAATGTGCCCGTGCCCCAGCGGCTGCCGCTACGGCTGTACTTTTTTACCGACGGACTATTCATCATTGATGCGGCCGCGCCGTATCAAGATCTGATCGGCTGCCGCATCGATCGCATCGGCTCGGCTACGGCCGCCGAGGCCGAACAACTCCTGTCGCACATGGTAAGCCACGACAATCCGATGGGCATCAAGTCGAACGGGCCCGCCAGCCTGGTGAATCCGCAGCGGCTGATGGCCCTGGGGATCATCGAAAACCCCAGCACGGTGAAACTGACCGTCACAGATCAAGCCGACAAACAGCGCACAGTCGACGTCGTGCCAGGCGCGCCGCTGCCCCCAGTGGATCGGCTGATTGCCTCGCGGCTGCCGGATGTCGCTGATTCGCCGCTTTACTTACGGCGTGCCGACGAAAACCTGTGGTTCCAACCTCTGCCCGAAATCGACGGCGTGTACGTTCAATTCAATGATGTGAGCGATCAAAAGGGGCGACAAATCGTCGATGTGTCGCGCGAGCTGCGCGAATACCTGGCGGCGCATCCCACTCGAACGCTCGTGCTCGATGTTCGCCACAATGGCGGTGGAAATACCTATCTTACTTTGCCGTTGTTGAAGGCGCTGTTGTACTACGAGCTGACGCAACCCGAAGGGCAGATATTTACGGTGATCGGCCGCGCTACATTCTCGGCGGCGCAGAACTTCACGAATGACGTCGATCGCCTGACTGGGACCATCTTCGTCGGCGAGCCTACGGGCTCGCGCCCCAGCTTCGCTGGGGAAGGCACAATGGCGGTGCTCCCCTACAGCGGCATTGGGCTGAGCATTTCGACGCGTCTGCACCAGCACGCCTACGCGACCGATCGGCGGATCTGGATCGCGCCCGATGTGCCGGCCGAACTCTCCTCGGCCGACTACTTCGCCAACCGCGACCCGGCGCTCGACGCGATTCAGGCGATTGTCAAAAAGCCCGCTGCGGCCGAACCCGCGCGGTAA
- a CDS encoding DUF1501 domain-containing protein — MHPLFEEWVRSETRRQFFTRGANALGTAALASLLGGGLSRAQAATSSTPAGMPDGHLPIGPHFAPKAKQVIYLHMVGGPAQMDLFDYKPTMQEWFDKDLPDSIRMGQRLTTMTSGQKRFPIAPSKFKFAQHGGSGMWVSELLPNLAKSVDDICFIRSMQTEAINHEPAISYMQTGNQITGRPCLGSWVSYGLGSMNQDLPTFVVLVAKPTNTEQVQAISARLWSAGYLPGEHAGVSFRAGADPILYINNPPGVPSAVRRNTLDGLRELNEMNFRQVGDPETHTRIQQYELAFRMQSSVPELTDLSSEPESTYKLYGETARKPGSFGHTVLLARRMIERGTRFVQVYLNNWDTHGNVAGRLPDQCRDIDQPCYGLIQDLKARGLFDETLIIWGGEFGRTIYSQGGLSKDNYGRDHHPRCFTMWMAGGGSKGGMIHGETDEFSYNIIRDPVHVRDFHATVLHLLGFDHQRFTYHFQGLDQRLSTVEPAHIVPQLMA; from the coding sequence ATGCATCCGCTTTTCGAAGAATGGGTTCGCAGTGAGACCCGCCGCCAGTTCTTTACCCGCGGGGCGAATGCCCTGGGTACGGCGGCGCTGGCGTCGCTCTTGGGGGGCGGATTGTCCCGCGCACAGGCCGCGACCAGCAGCACGCCGGCCGGCATGCCTGACGGTCATTTGCCGATCGGCCCCCATTTCGCCCCCAAGGCCAAGCAGGTGATTTACCTGCACATGGTCGGCGGCCCTGCCCAGATGGACCTGTTCGACTACAAGCCCACCATGCAGGAATGGTTTGACAAGGACCTGCCCGATTCGATCCGCATGGGCCAGCGGCTGACGACGATGACTTCGGGCCAGAAGCGGTTTCCGATTGCTCCCTCGAAGTTCAAATTCGCCCAGCACGGCGGCAGCGGTATGTGGGTGAGCGAGCTGCTGCCGAACTTGGCCAAATCGGTCGACGACATCTGCTTTATCCGCAGCATGCAGACCGAAGCCATCAATCACGAGCCGGCCATCAGCTATATGCAGACCGGCAACCAGATTACCGGACGGCCCTGCCTGGGCTCTTGGGTGTCGTACGGCTTGGGCTCTATGAACCAGGACCTGCCCACGTTTGTGGTGTTGGTGGCCAAGCCAACCAATACCGAGCAGGTACAAGCTATCTCGGCACGGCTCTGGTCGGCCGGTTACCTGCCGGGCGAGCACGCCGGCGTGTCGTTCCGCGCGGGCGCCGATCCGATTCTGTACATCAACAACCCGCCGGGTGTGCCCTCGGCGGTGCGCCGCAATACGCTGGACGGATTGCGCGAGCTGAACGAAATGAATTTCAGGCAGGTGGGCGATCCCGAGACGCACACCCGCATCCAGCAGTACGAACTGGCGTTCCGCATGCAATCGAGCGTGCCCGAGTTGACGGATCTGAGCAGCGAGCCAGAATCGACGTACAAGCTTTACGGCGAAACGGCGCGCAAGCCGGGCAGCTTCGGTCATACCGTGCTACTCGCGCGGCGGATGATCGAGCGTGGCACGCGCTTCGTCCAGGTCTATCTGAATAACTGGGACACGCATGGCAACGTCGCCGGCCGATTGCCGGATCAGTGTCGCGACATCGATCAACCCTGCTACGGACTGATTCAAGACCTGAAGGCTCGCGGCCTGTTCGACGAGACCTTGATTATTTGGGGTGGAGAATTCGGCCGCACGATCTACTCGCAGGGAGGGTTGTCGAAGGACAACTACGGCCGCGATCATCATCCGCGCTGCTTCACCATGTGGATGGCGGGCGGCGGATCGAAGGGGGGCATGATCCACGGTGAAACCGATGAGTTTTCATACAACATTATCCGCGATCCGGTCCACGTGCGAGACTTCCACGCCACGGTGCTGCATCTGCTGGGCTTCGACCATCAGCGTTTCACGTACCACTTCCAGGGACTCGATCAACGGCTCAGCACGGTTGAGCCGGCGCACATCGTGCCCCAATTGATGGCGTAA